TGCTGACGGAAACCAGCTCTTTGCGGCCGTGAACCGTAACGCCGATAATAACAAGTAGGCAGTCCCTCTTGTCTTTAAAGCGGACCGCCGTATGAATACCATCAGCATAGAGGTAGCAATACCGTTTTTCTGAAAGATCACGCTGGCTCCACTGGGCGTATTCCTCACTCCAACAGTTTTTAAGCCGGGAAACAACCGGGGCCGATAAACC
This portion of the Chitinivibrio alkaliphilus ACht1 genome encodes:
- a CDS encoding transposase, which produces GLSAPVVSRLKNCWSEEYAQWSQRDLSEKRYCYLYADGIHTAVRFKDKRDCLLVIIGVTVHGRKELVSVS